One genomic window of Punica granatum isolate Tunisia-2019 chromosome 1, ASM765513v2, whole genome shotgun sequence includes the following:
- the LOC116196660 gene encoding flavonoid 3'-monooxygenase CYP75B137-like: protein MALITPQSNTSVFHALSALFGRGNMSVSPPKDDEPLSLLFLTLSALFALVCYSCIHYLKPRNGSPPGPLGLPFVGYLPFLELELHTYFARLARTYGPILKLTLGRKVWIVISSPSTAREVLKDHDLTFANRNVPIAAREMTYGGSEIVTASYGPKWRMLRKICVLKMLSRTTLDSVYGLRRREVRESIQYLYKRCGSPVNVGEDMFLAAYNVITSMLWAGTVKGDERDRLGAEFKNAVGEFTELVGRPNISDFYPGLAWFDLQGIQKRVKVLAGQFDRIFEAILSQRLGNEKEGGRATVEEGKQSPEKEKDFLKFLLELKDGEDGKTPLTLIEIKALLMNMVLNGTETSSNTIEFIMAEMLNKPDTMRKAQQELDKVVGKDNVVEESHISMLPYVHAVVKESLRLHPPAPVLVPHCPSEDTLISGFRIQKGSMVYINVWAIHRDPTIWENPDVFDPERFMNSNVDYSGNHFNYLPFGSGRRMCAGIAMAERMVMYSLATLLHSFDWELPKGEKLDLSEQFGIVMKKKVPLIAIPTPRLSDPALYK from the exons ATGGCACTCATCACCCCCCAATCAAACACCTCCGTTTTCCATGCTCTCTCGGCATTGTTTGGACGAGGCAACATGAGCGTGAGCCCTCCAAAAGATGATGAGCCACTCTCGCTCCTTTTCCTTACGCTGTCGGCACTCTTCGCTCTGGTTTGCTATTCATGCATCCATTACCTCAAACCCCGGAACGGAAGCCCGCCCGGCCCACTTGGCCTCCCATTTGTCGGGTACCTCCCGTTCCTGGAGCTGGAGCTGCACACATACTTTGCACGCCTGGCCCGAACCTATGGCCCAATCCTGAAGCTTACGCTTGGGAGAAAGGTATGGATCGTAATCTCGTCCCCGTCCACTGCCCGTGAAGTGCTCAAGGACCATGACCTAACATTTGCGAACCGGAACGTCCCCATCGCTGCCCGGGAAATGACCTATGGGGGGTCGGAGATTGTGACGGCTTCCTATGGGCCAAAGTGGAGGATGCTGAGGAAGATCTGTGTCCTCAAGATGCTCAGCCGGACAACTCTCGACTCCGTGTACGGGCTCCGCAGGAGAGAGGTCCGTGAGAGCATCCAGTACTTGTACAAGCGCTGTGGATCGCCTGTGAACGTGGGTGAGGATATGTTTCTCGCTGCGTACAACGTGATCACAAGCATGCTGTGGGCTGGAACCGTGAAGGGGGACGAGCGAGATAGGCTGGGTGCAGAATTCAAGAATGCGGTGGGAGAGTTTACGGAGCTGGTGGGGAGGCCCAAtatatcggacttctatccgggATTGGCATGGTTTGACCTACAGGGGATCCAGAAGCGTGTTAAGGTTTTGGCGGGGCAGTTCGATCGAATTTTTGAAGCCATATTAAGTCAGCGGCTGGGGAATGAGAAGGAGGGCGGACGGGCCACGGTGGAGGAAGGCaagcaaagcccggaaaaggaaaaggacttCTTGAAGTTCTTGCTGGAGCTGAAAGATGGGGAAGATGGCAAGACTCCTCTGACTTTGATCGAAATCAAAGCTTTGCTCATG AACATGGTTCTCAATGGAACTGAGACATCTTCCAACACGATCGAATTTATCATGGCCGAGATGTTGAACAAGCCAGACACTATGCGGAAAGCCCAGCAGGAACTCGACAAGGTGGTTGGGAAGGACAACGTAGTGGAAGAGTCTCACATCAGTATGCTCCCCTACGTCCATGCCGTCGTGAAAGAGTCCCTCCGCCTTCATCCGCCCGCCCCGGTGCTGGTACCACACTGCCCGAGCGAGGACACCCTTATCAGTGGTTTCAGGATCCAGAAGGGCTCGATGGTCTACATCAATGTGTGGGCAATTCATCGCGACCCCACCATTTGGGAGAACCCGGATGTGTTCGATCCTGAGAGGTTTATGAATAGCAATGTGGACTACAGCGGGAACCATTTCAATTACCTCCCATTTGGGTCCGGGAGAAGGATGTGCGCGGGAATTGCGATGGCTGAGAGGATGGTGATGTACTCGCTCGCCACCCTCCTGCACTCCTTTGATTGGGAGCTGCCCAAGGGGGAGAAATTGGACCTGTCCGAGCAATTCGGGATagtgatgaagaagaaggtgCCTCTCATCGCAATCCCGACTCCTAGGTTGTCTGACCCGGCTCTCTATAAGTAG